GAACTCCAGCACGTGGGGCTCGTCCGCGTACATCTCGAGGGCGGACCGTCCCACCACCTGGCCCGGAGACAGGCCCAGGTTCCGCAGCCCCTTGCCCTCGGACACGACGAAGCGGCCCTCGGCGTCGACGACGGCGAGGACAAGCGGCCCGCTGTTGATGACGGTCCGCAGCCGCTGCTCCGCCAGCACGAGCTGTTCCTCGGCCTTGCGCTGCTGGGTGACGTCTCGCGCGGAGGCGTAGATGAGGCCCGTCTCCGGCACGGGCACGGCGGTCCAGTGGAGCCACTTCCACCCGCCATCGCTGCACGAGACGCGGACGGTGAGGCCCGGGCCGGGGATTCCCCGCTTGAGGGCGGCCAGCGTCTCCTCCCCCCTGCCGCGGTCCTCCGGGTGGATGAAGTCCAGGAAGGGCCGGGCGCGGAGCTCGTCCTCGCCCCAGCCCAGGATGCGCGTGAAGGCCGGGTTCATCCGCTTGAAGAAGCCGTCCAGGCCCGCGATGCAGAACATGTCCGGCGCCAGGCGGAAGAAGCGCTCGCGTTCCGCTTCGGCCTCCTTGCGCTCGGTCAGGTCCAGCACGAAGGTGGCGTTCTGGTGCGGGGCGGGCAGGCGGACGCTGCCCAGCATGACGGGCACGCGACGGCCGTCCTTGCGCACGTATTCCTTCTCGAAGGTGCTCGCCACGCCGCGGGCTTCGATTTCCTCCACCGCCTGCCGGGTCACCGCGTGGAACTCGGGTGGGGTCAGGTCCATGAAGTTGATGCGGCCCGCTTCCAGGTCCTCGCGGCTGTAGCCCACCATGCGCAGGAAGGCGTCATTGGCATGGAGGATGCGCCCGTCGTTGTCGCTGAGCACGAGCCCGATGAGGTGGGATTCGAAGATGCTGCGGAAGCGCGACTCGCCGGCCGCGAGCTGCCGGGCCAGCGCCTCCGCGCGCTCCCGGGCTTCGTGCTCCTTTCGGAGGAGCGTTTCCCGCTCCCGCTCGGAAGCCTGGCTGGCGCGGATGTTCCGCTCCAGGCGCACCATCAAGCACCGCAGCTCGGGCGCATGGCCCTCACCGTGCTCGAGCGTGAGCACCTTCGTGAGAAAGGGGAGCGCCTGCCCGTCCGCATCCAGGAACCGGAGCACGCCGCTGCGCTCGGTCCGGCGGCGGGGGCCCGCCAGGAAGAGCGACAGTGCGTCGTCGCGGTCCTCGGGGTGGAGGTGCCTGACGAGGAAGTCGGCCTCGCTCCACCACTGCTCCAGGGGGTAGCCGAGAATCCCGGCGGCATTCGGACTCACGTGCATGAGCCGAAGCGTCACCGCGTCGGCGGTCCAGACGATGACCTCGAACTGCCGTGCCCAGTCGGAGAGGCCATGCTCTTCGGTGCTGGCCTCGGCTGTCATCATCCGTGCTCCCCCTTGCGAGACGCCCCGGACAGGGCCCTCCCTTGATTCTAGGAATGGTCGACAGGGTTGGACGGAGGGAGCGGGGAGGGGGCCCCTTGCCGCGCCCCGCCCCGGAAGGCAGCCGGGGCAGGGCACGCGTGGGTCTGCTGGAGAGGCGCGGCCTACTCGGCCACGTGCACCAGGTGGTCCAGCTCGGACGTGTTGCCGGCCGCGTCCGTGGCGGAGATGAGCACTGCATTCCAGCCCCTGTTCACCAGGTCCACGGTGTGGGTGACCGCGCCGGTACCGCTCGCCACGCTGGAGCTCTGCACCCACTGTGTGACGACCCGCGTGGGCGTCGTGTCCTGCACGTGGGTGGTGATGTCCACCACGGGGCTGGCGCACACCTCGTCACTGGAGGGGGACAGGACCGTGAGGACCGGCGGCGTGAGGTCCACCGTCACCGTCTTCTCGTTCATGGTGGCGCGGCCGTGCTCATCCGTGGCCGTCACGCGGATGGTGTGGGTGCCCTCGGCCAGGTTCATCCAGACGGCCGCGTGGCCCGCGTTCGCATCCGGCGTCAGCGTGATGGGCGCGCCATCGTCGATGGTGAGGCTCACGTTGGCCATTGCCACGCCCGCCTCGGTCGCGCGCGTCCAGGAGCAGATCTTCTGCAGGGGCTGGTTGGTGTAGCGGGGCATGTTGCACATGGTCAGCTCCGGCGGAGAGCCCAACACCAGCTCCACGGGCTGGCCATTGAGCCGCACCCACGCTTCGCGCATGTTGTTGTGGATGCAGCAGTCATCCACCTGGGTGACGACCACCCGGTTCACCTCGCCCGCCCGCACGTAGGCCCCCAGGTTCGCGGTGCCCCACTCGTTGTGGAACACGTAGCTGCCAGGGATGACGAGCCCGTTCGGGTAGCTGGAATTGAAGATGGTCACCTGCGAGCCGTCGTCCATGCCATTGAAGACGATGTTGAACTCCGTCACGACGAAGTCGGCCGGAATCCGCACGAACGACTGGAAGTAGGTGAAGTCGCCGTAGGCCATGCAGGTGACCGGCGCGCTGCACACGTTCGACGGATAGAGGGTGAAGTCGATGATCTCCCCATCCGGAGCAGGGCCCCAGGTCGGCTCTCCCACGGGAGGGATGGTCGACACCTCGTACTCGCACGGGTCTCCATTGCGGGTCGGCGTGCAGGAGAACGGCACCAGCCCCAGCGGATTGCTCTCCGTCACCTCCAGGCCCTGATGCATCTGCCAGGGCGTGCGCGACTGGGCCGAAGCGGGGACACCATAGGCGACAGCGGCGAGAGCCGTTGCGGCCAGGACGGAAGCGAGATGTCTGTTCATGGGAGAGGGGGCTGTCCTGGGTGGGATTGTGCTCCTGCCACATAAATGTCGCAGGAGTGTAAAGACTAGCAGCCGATGAGCCCGAAAAATAAGGAGCGCTGGGTGTGTCTCTGCTCCGCAGTCCGTGCGGGGCAGGCGCGACTCGGGATGGGTGTGTTTCACCCGGATGTATGTCTTTGTTGCTACAGGCGTCCCACCTTGGGCTCGCCCGCATGGGAGGGCTCTGGTGTCGCGCCGGGGGATTGGCCGCTGCCTTCGAGCAGGCGGCGGCACGCTCGCGTGACCGGGAGTGGACGCTCGGGGGCGCCCGTCTCGGCCCCTCACCTCAGCGCCTTTCCTCCTGGAGAAGCGTCTGCCGGCAGCGTAAGAGAGCTCGCATGGACGCTCGTTGCCTGGCGCTGTTGCTGCTGGCCTTGACCGCCGCTCCGCTGGCGCTGGCCGCCAGTCCGAAGAACCCCGGCACCTACACCAACCCGTTGAAGCCGCGGATTCCGGCGGGTGGGGTCATCGAAAGCTGTGCCGACCCCATGGTGCTGCGCGGGCAGGAGCAGGGCGATGCGTACTGGTACATGTACTGCACGACGGATCCGCTGAACGACGCGGACCGCAACGCCGAGGGGAAGCTGGTGTTCCGCAAGATTCCCCAGCTGCGTTCTCTCGACGCCATCAACTGGGAGTACGTCGGCGACGCCTTCCAGTCAGTGCCTGGCTACGCCGCCAGCGACGCGGGGCTGTGGGCGCCGGAAGTCATCTACTCCTCGGCGCACAAGAAGTACTACCTGTTCTTCGCCGTCACCGACACGACCGCGACGACGTGCAAGACCGACAGCGCCATCGGTGTCGCGACCAGCGACAAGCCCACGGGGCCGTGGAAGTTCTCCGAGCAGATGGTGGTCGGCCCCCGCAGGGACACCTCCAGCCAGGACCCCTGCGCATTCCTCTGGACGTACGATCCGGACGTCCTGGGTGACTCCGTCGGGACAGAGAGCGTCCTGTACTACGGCAGCTACAGCGGGGGCCTCTTCGCCAGGACCGTCACGCTGACCGCGGAGGGGGCGGCCGCTGGCGCCGAGGAGAAACGGATTACCATCAGCAACCGCTACGAAGGTGCGAACGTCGTCTCCCGCGACGGCCACTACTACCTGTTCGTGTCGGCGACGAACTGCTGCAACGGCGCGCTGACCGGCTACAGCGTCTTCGCCGGGCGGTCCACCCACCCGCTCGGTCCGTTCGTGGACCGCGAGGGCCACTCGCTGCTGGACACGCAGGTGGGTGGAACCCCCGTCATCAGCATGAACGGCAACCGGTGGGTGGGGCCCGGGCACAACACGGTGTTCCAGGACGCGGCGGGGCAGTGGTGGACTGTCTACCACGCGGTCGATCGTGCCGATCCGTTCTTCGAAGGTGCGGCAGGCTTCACCAAGCGGCCCGCGCTGTTGGATCCCCTGGACTGGGTCGACGGGTGGCCCACCGTGCGCGGCGGCGCGTGGGCTTCGGACGGAAAGATGCCCGCGCCCGCGGCTCGAGAGGGATACAAGTCCCGGTCCCGTCCGAAGCCGGCGCAGTCGCACCTTCCCGGTGCGCCCATCGCAGCGGCGTCGGAGCTGTTCGACGGGAAGGCGCTGAGCGCCTCCTGGTCGTGGGTGCGGCCGCCCGACGCGTCCACGTACGCCGTTGCCGATGGGCTGCTCCGCCTTCAGGTGCAGAAGGCCGACCTCTTCCTCGACACGAACACCGCGTCCCTGCTGACACGCCCGGCGCCCAAGGGGGACTACCTCATCGAAACCCGGGTGCGCCTCGACGTGCCGGACGAAGGCTGCTGTTTCAACCACGCGCAGGCCGGGCTGGTGCTCTACGGCGACGATGACAACTACATCAAGCTGATGAACACCTC
The nucleotide sequence above comes from Pyxidicoccus xibeiensis. Encoded proteins:
- a CDS encoding PAS domain-containing sensor histidine kinase, whose translation is MMTAEASTEEHGLSDWARQFEVIVWTADAVTLRLMHVSPNAAGILGYPLEQWWSEADFLVRHLHPEDRDDALSLFLAGPRRRTERSGVLRFLDADGQALPFLTKVLTLEHGEGHAPELRCLMVRLERNIRASQASERERETLLRKEHEARERAEALARQLAAGESRFRSIFESHLIGLVLSDNDGRILHANDAFLRMVGYSREDLEAGRINFMDLTPPEFHAVTRQAVEEIEARGVASTFEKEYVRKDGRRVPVMLGSVRLPAPHQNATFVLDLTERKEAEAERERFFRLAPDMFCIAGLDGFFKRMNPAFTRILGWGEDELRARPFLDFIHPEDRGRGEETLAALKRGIPGPGLTVRVSCSDGGWKWLHWTAVPVPETGLIYASARDVTQQRKAEEQLVLAEQRLRTVINSGPLVLAVVDAEGRFVVSEGKGLRNLGLSPGQVVGRSALEMYADEPHVLEFLRRGLAGETFSSIVCIAGLTFEVFYQPVLDEAGRVTSLSVASLNVTERVRVEAEREELIRQLMHERSILQAVLQQLPHSVYIAEAPSGKLFLANAQAEAQIRGPAQPARNTEEYRAYPGFHDDGRPYEPHEWPLPRAMASGVPVLAEAVHVIRGDGSRGIIEYSATPVRDAQGHITHGVVVGVDVTARREAEQERERLLEELKLAVSARDEFLGIASHELKTPLTPLALKLEALARAAGAEPESPMARRVAPHVEVLRRQVKRLADLVNDLLDVSNIRAGRLALTLNPQQCDLAALVRDVAGRFDTEVKRAGCEVRVHAPAPVQGTWDASRLEQVVTNLLANAVKYGPGHPVTLSVEAVDGRARLTVRDAGIGIAPENLQRIWGRFERAVSERHYGGLGLGLYISRQIVEALGGTVKAESTLGQGATFIVELPLRDGVSRSA
- a CDS encoding family 43 glycosylhydrolase, which codes for MDARCLALLLLALTAAPLALAASPKNPGTYTNPLKPRIPAGGVIESCADPMVLRGQEQGDAYWYMYCTTDPLNDADRNAEGKLVFRKIPQLRSLDAINWEYVGDAFQSVPGYAASDAGLWAPEVIYSSAHKKYYLFFAVTDTTATTCKTDSAIGVATSDKPTGPWKFSEQMVVGPRRDTSSQDPCAFLWTYDPDVLGDSVGTESVLYYGSYSGGLFARTVTLTAEGAAAGAEEKRITISNRYEGANVVSRDGHYYLFVSATNCCNGALTGYSVFAGRSTHPLGPFVDREGHSLLDTQVGGTPVISMNGNRWVGPGHNTVFQDAAGQWWTVYHAVDRADPFFEGAAGFTKRPALLDPLDWVDGWPTVRGGAWASDGKMPAPAAREGYKSRSRPKPAQSHLPGAPIAAASELFDGKALSASWSWVRPPDASTYAVADGLLRLQVQKADLFLDTNTASLLTRPAPKGDYLIETRVRLDVPDEGCCFNHAQAGLVLYGDDDNYIKLMNTSMWETRQTEFSKELAPVPAGWGRYGNTVVGPPSRDWTYLRIAVERLEGEARRAAGGDTAAYTAYTSQNGKDWVRGGTWTHALSHPRIALAAMGGGGDFTAEFDYVRVHALRAGERTR